One Methanohalophilus mahii DSM 5219 genomic window carries:
- a CDS encoding class I SAM-dependent methyltransferase, with product MTVKQQIEEYWDWRSTSYTNGATSLGEEERELWKQSLFPYLGQGPLKVLDIGTGRGFLALLLADMGHEVTAIDISQSMLEKAQREAIKLNLDIKFEKGDAENLAFADSSFDVVVSKYLLWTLPEPENTLKEWRRVLLPEGKIIAIDGNWFDPSPVKKFKRRIRKILQGITHRDPTTGVLRQGKFNQYYSPLHASLPLYSNVKPESIRPLFEKAGFEDMQIDSLPLIHKYNLKNMHPLLRPLNTDTFFLISGTSSKQDK from the coding sequence ATGACTGTAAAACAGCAGATAGAAGAATACTGGGATTGGCGCAGTACAAGTTACACTAACGGCGCCACATCCCTGGGAGAAGAAGAAAGGGAGCTCTGGAAACAGAGTCTTTTTCCCTATCTGGGCCAAGGTCCGCTAAAAGTACTTGATATAGGTACAGGCAGGGGTTTTCTGGCTCTTCTACTTGCAGACATGGGACATGAGGTAACTGCTATTGATATATCACAATCCATGCTGGAAAAAGCGCAGAGAGAAGCTATAAAACTCAATCTGGACATAAAATTTGAAAAAGGAGATGCAGAAAATCTGGCATTTGCAGATTCAAGTTTTGATGTAGTGGTAAGTAAATATCTTCTCTGGACCCTTCCCGAACCGGAAAATACGCTTAAGGAATGGAGACGTGTCCTGCTTCCAGAAGGAAAGATTATTGCGATTGATGGAAACTGGTTTGATCCATCACCTGTAAAGAAATTCAAGCGCAGGATTAGAAAAATACTGCAGGGTATAACACACAGGGACCCTACAACAGGAGTGTTGCGTCAGGGCAAATTCAATCAATATTATTCCCCTCTACATGCTTCCCTGCCCCTTTATTCAAATGTAAAGCCTGAAAGTATCAGGCCACTCTTTGAAAAAGCAGGTTTTGAGGATATGCAAATTGATTCGTTACCATTGATACACAAATATAATTTGAAAAATATGCACCCACTACTGAGACCTCTGAATACAGATACATTCTTCCTGATATCCGGTACTTCCTCTAAGCAGGATAAATGA
- the nikB gene encoding nickel ABC transporter permease translates to MFAYVMRRVIFLIPTLLLVSIISFSIIHIAPGDPAELLLTGPDGVADPQVVEEFREKMGFDQPFHIQYGTWLMQILSGNLGYSYMTDQPVGKAILHKFGATFKLALVSMIFTLLIAIPGGIIAALAKDTWKDDLSRFFSLFGVSIPNFWQGYLMILVFALFLDILPVGGYGDGGDFTHMILPAFTLGTSSAAVLMRLMRSSLLDVLDHDYILAARARGLPEYIVIGKHALKNAFIPVITMMGLSFGYLLNGSVIIETVFAWPGIGSLMVNSIYDRDYPMIQGTLLFVAGIFVLINLLVDISYAYLDPRLRYDKGNI, encoded by the coding sequence ATGTTTGCTTATGTGATGAGACGAGTGATATTCCTGATTCCCACTCTCCTTTTAGTTTCAATAATAAGCTTTTCAATCATACATATTGCTCCAGGAGACCCGGCGGAATTATTACTTACAGGTCCCGACGGTGTGGCAGATCCGCAGGTTGTAGAAGAGTTCAGGGAAAAAATGGGTTTTGATCAACCATTCCATATACAATATGGTACATGGCTAATGCAGATTCTTTCCGGGAATCTGGGTTATTCTTATATGACCGATCAACCCGTGGGAAAAGCCATCCTGCACAAATTTGGTGCAACTTTTAAATTAGCTTTGGTAAGCATGATATTCACGTTATTGATTGCCATCCCGGGAGGTATAATAGCTGCACTGGCAAAGGATACATGGAAAGATGACCTGAGCAGATTTTTCTCTCTTTTTGGTGTATCCATACCGAATTTTTGGCAGGGTTATCTGATGATTCTTGTATTTGCTCTTTTCCTGGATATCCTGCCCGTGGGAGGTTATGGTGATGGAGGCGATTTTACTCACATGATACTGCCTGCTTTTACTCTTGGGACTTCATCGGCAGCAGTACTCATGCGCCTTATGCGCTCCAGTCTTTTAGATGTGCTTGATCATGATTATATCCTTGCAGCCAGGGCCCGCGGATTGCCGGAATATATTGTTATTGGCAAGCATGCTCTGAAAAATGCCTTCATACCGGTAATTACCATGATGGGATTGAGCTTTGGGTATCTTTTGAATGGATCGGTTATAATTGAGACCGTATTTGCATGGCCCGGTATAGGAAGCCTGATGGTCAATTCAATATATGACAGGGATTATCCCATGATACAGGGGACTCTCCTTTTTGTGGCAGGAATTTTTGTTCTCATCAATCTTTTAGTGGACATCTCTTATGCCTATCTTGATCCGAGGTTGAGGTATGATAAAGGGAATATTTAA
- a CDS encoding ABC transporter permease, producing the protein MIKGIFNRSMLIGLILIGAVVFLALAAPWLAPQDPQKTNFDQRLLSPSSEYPFGTDHLGRCILSRVLFAARISLFIGASVIAISFIAGTLIGSVSAYAGGIVDETVMRFVDGFLAFPSMFIALAIAGIFGGNMTGLIIALSIVEWTAYARVSRGSVLTVKNVDYIAVSRMMGGRAPYILRHHILPNITSPLLVISTLGMGNVILAAAGLSFLGLGVSSAPEWGMMVNEGRLFLQSAPHVMFFPGIFIVITVLGFNFLGDGLRDIFDPRDTKQRWRLF; encoded by the coding sequence ATGATAAAGGGAATATTTAACAGAAGTATGCTGATTGGCCTTATTCTCATTGGGGCAGTAGTGTTCCTTGCACTGGCAGCTCCGTGGTTGGCTCCTCAGGATCCCCAGAAAACCAATTTTGACCAGAGATTGTTATCTCCTTCTTCAGAATATCCTTTTGGAACCGATCATCTGGGACGATGTATCTTAAGCAGGGTTCTGTTTGCTGCCCGCATTAGCCTGTTTATAGGAGCTTCTGTTATAGCAATATCTTTTATCGCCGGCACATTAATTGGTTCAGTCTCAGCTTATGCCGGAGGTATTGTAGATGAAACCGTGATGAGATTTGTCGATGGTTTTCTTGCATTTCCCAGTATGTTTATTGCTCTTGCCATTGCCGGCATATTCGGAGGGAATATGACGGGATTGATCATTGCTTTGTCGATAGTTGAATGGACTGCTTATGCCAGAGTGAGCCGTGGCTCTGTTCTGACGGTGAAAAACGTGGATTATATCGCAGTCTCGAGAATGATGGGAGGCAGGGCTCCCTATATACTACGTCATCATATTCTGCCAAATATTACATCCCCCTTGCTTGTAATCTCAACCCTTGGTATGGGAAACGTTATTTTGGCAGCTGCCGGATTGAGTTTCCTGGGATTGGGTGTATCATCTGCTCCAGAATGGGGAATGATGGTCAATGAAGGCCGCCTGTTCCTACAATCCGCTCCCCACGTTATGTTTTTCCCGGGGATATTTATTGTAATAACTGTCTTGGGTTTCAACTTCCTCGGGGATGGATTGAGGGATATTTTTGATCCACGAGATACAAAACAGCGTTGGAGGTTGTTCTGA
- a CDS encoding ABC transporter ATP-binding protein — protein MLSIRDLKVAFESHQGPIVPVDSVDMDILDKETFTIIGESGCGKSLLANSLLGLLPRDAQVCGKVYMDGEEILSLKEKEWRKIRGNKIGLVFQNPSASLNPVFTMHKQLYETLKYSNKPSSRDKMVSLLKKTGIKNPLRRLPQYPHQLSGGMKQRFAIALGIATNPELLIADEPTNGLDVTVKLKIVEMLSKLHAERSILLITHDLNVAYNLSDKIAVMYAGELLEIAPAKSFFEKPIHPYSSQLLASHPEKEMIPIPGFTPQLTQRPQGCRFHPRCALACRKCKTEHPQLEKIDEKRYVRCFACA, from the coding sequence TTGCTGAGTATACGGGATCTTAAAGTGGCATTTGAATCTCATCAGGGACCTATAGTACCGGTTGATTCAGTGGATATGGATATTCTCGATAAGGAAACCTTCACTATAATAGGTGAATCCGGCTGTGGTAAATCATTACTTGCAAATTCCCTATTGGGATTGCTTCCTCGCGATGCCCAGGTCTGCGGAAAGGTGTATATGGACGGGGAAGAAATCCTATCATTGAAGGAAAAAGAATGGCGAAAGATAAGGGGCAATAAGATTGGCCTGGTATTCCAGAATCCTTCAGCTTCTCTAAATCCGGTATTCACCATGCATAAACAGCTATATGAAACCCTCAAATACTCGAACAAACCCTCATCCCGGGACAAAATGGTTTCCCTTCTGAAAAAAACAGGGATAAAAAATCCTTTGCGCAGGCTACCACAGTATCCTCACCAATTAAGTGGGGGAATGAAACAGAGATTTGCAATTGCCCTGGGGATTGCAACCAATCCCGAACTTTTGATAGCAGATGAGCCAACCAATGGGCTTGACGTAACAGTGAAGTTAAAGATTGTGGAAATGTTATCCAAACTACATGCAGAACGTTCTATCCTGCTAATCACACACGATCTTAATGTAGCTTACAATCTTTCCGATAAAATAGCGGTGATGTATGCAGGGGAACTGCTGGAGATTGCTCCCGCAAAAAGTTTTTTTGAAAAGCCTATTCATCCCTATTCCAGTCAATTGCTAGCCTCACATCCGGAAAAAGAAATGATACCAATCCCCGGTTTTACTCCACAGCTTACACAGAGACCCCAGGGATGTCGGTTCCATCCACGTTGTGCATTGGCCTGTAGGAAATGTAAAACCGAGCATCCGCAGCTGGAAAAGATAGATGAAAAGAGATATGTGAGGTGTTTTGCCTGTGCTTGA
- a CDS encoding ABC transporter ATP-binding protein: MLEVKALDKSYSFSTIPFRKKRIKVLDNISFRINKHETLCIVGESGCGKTTLAKCIVNLENPDNGKIILEGRDVTFPDRKTLYYLHTKVQMIFQNADTSLNPRHHIYDSMAEPLRLQGQNEEKVRKRVFQLLDHVGLSEEHLHRHPHQLSGGQNQRIAIARAIALHPDLLIADEITAALDVSVQAQILQLLKTLKKEMDMTLLFISHDLALVKRIADRVAVMQDGRLVEINDTNEIFHNPQCPYTKELISSMSQLSLDKQILK; encoded by the coding sequence GTGCTTGAAGTAAAAGCGCTTGACAAAAGTTATTCCTTCTCAACTATCCCTTTCAGGAAAAAAAGAATCAAAGTACTTGATAATATTTCTTTTCGGATTAATAAACATGAAACACTTTGCATTGTAGGAGAAAGCGGCTGTGGGAAAACAACTCTTGCAAAATGTATTGTAAATCTGGAAAACCCCGATAATGGAAAGATTATATTGGAAGGAAGAGATGTTACATTTCCTGACAGGAAAACTCTCTATTATCTCCACACGAAGGTACAGATGATATTCCAGAATGCGGATACATCTTTAAATCCCAGGCATCACATATACGATTCGATGGCTGAACCTCTAAGACTGCAAGGTCAAAATGAGGAAAAAGTCAGGAAAAGAGTATTCCAATTACTGGATCATGTAGGCCTGTCAGAAGAACATCTGCATCGACACCCGCATCAGTTGAGCGGTGGACAGAACCAGAGAATTGCTATAGCTCGTGCAATAGCCCTACATCCGGATTTACTCATTGCAGATGAAATTACTGCAGCTCTGGATGTCTCGGTACAGGCCCAGATACTTCAATTGCTCAAAACCCTGAAAAAAGAAATGGACATGACCTTGCTTTTTATATCCCATGACCTGGCCCTTGTCAAGCGAATCGCAGACAGGGTTGCTGTTATGCAGGACGGCAGACTTGTTGAGATAAATGATACCAATGAGATATTCCATAATCCTCAATGTCCGTATACAAAAGAGTTAATTTCGAGTATGTCCCAACTTTCTCTAGATAAGCAGATTTTAAAATAA
- a CDS encoding epoxyqueuosine reductase, with product MQTIESIIRNLLSENVSIWGIANMENTPSHPYPELKRAIVFGLALNREVIRNLDSGPHQAYIDECNMANEKLTSIGMELEKKLQQMDYRAISMTASTSDINEKKLEAEFPHKTTATKSGLGWVGKCDLLVTKEFGSALRLNTVFTDAHLKAGNPMEKSLCGTCSNCIDNCPVNAPTGKQWDPSVHRDEIIDIQRCYGECQRASKKINFDHPLCGRCIIACPWTQKYVCEV from the coding sequence ATGCAAACCATTGAATCCATCATCAGGAATTTACTGTCTGAAAATGTATCGATATGGGGTATAGCAAATATGGAAAATACTCCATCTCATCCCTATCCTGAGTTGAAGCGTGCTATTGTATTTGGACTTGCTCTTAACAGGGAAGTTATCAGAAATCTTGACTCTGGTCCACACCAGGCCTATATTGATGAATGCAATATGGCCAATGAAAAACTTACGTCTATTGGGATGGAGCTTGAAAAAAAATTGCAACAAATGGACTACAGGGCTATTTCCATGACTGCAAGTACATCGGATATTAATGAGAAAAAACTGGAAGCTGAATTCCCTCATAAAACCACGGCCACTAAAAGCGGACTTGGATGGGTTGGTAAATGCGACCTTCTTGTAACAAAGGAATTTGGTAGTGCCCTACGCCTCAATACCGTATTTACCGACGCTCACCTCAAAGCAGGTAATCCTATGGAAAAATCTCTTTGTGGAACTTGTAGTAACTGTATCGACAATTGTCCTGTGAATGCACCCACCGGTAAACAATGGGATCCATCTGTTCACAGGGATGAAATCATAGACATCCAGCGATGTTATGGTGAATGCCAAAGGGCTTCCAAGAAAATAAATTTTGATCATCCACTCTGCGGCAGATGTATTATTGCCTGTCCATGGACGCAAAAATATGTTTGTGAAGTTTAA
- a CDS encoding SdrD B-like domain-containing protein produces the protein MKSKIKLIVLVAIIFAIISIATAENAEAEECCPVDIPSAIITIEAGTVPGSNGNYFDVQLSNVPAGYDISNGTWTGWCADSEVFITPETLYDTNVYCSESSSMPGYTNDDEQWDKVNYVINRYRNGAYDSQLNSTSKADWQEVQAAIWNLTDANPNYQGYFTTASQYIIDDAHANGTGFCPGDNDIAIVVIDPYETPDDRKQLIFIEVGAMIDIEKSTNGEDADNKTGPLVLNGNNVEWTYNVTNTGYYNLTDVSVTDDKLGHIGTISLLQAGQSQEFTVNGIANPGQYGNNATVVGTPPSGPNVSDSDPSHYFGVNATIGDFLWDDTANNNGIQEPGESGIAGVNVSLYNFSDDSLLQTTKTNESGYYNFSVTAGQYYIKFDLLNGYLFSPENQGTDNEHDSDVDPSTAKTGKIDVQTTDFNMSFDAGMFKAIPGIDIEKSTNGEDADNETGPYIRLNYEVSWVYNVTNTGNVNLTSIDVTDDELGLIGTIPLLQPGQSHVLTENATASLGQYENTATAVGVPPIGPNVTDSDMSHYFGHDSQPGFDVPTANPLLIIGMLGLAGAMVLRREQE, from the coding sequence ATGAAGTCTAAAATTAAACTAATCGTATTAGTTGCAATCATTTTTGCAATAATTTCAATAGCGACTGCAGAAAATGCAGAGGCAGAGGAATGCTGTCCCGTAGATATACCCTCTGCGATAATCACGATCGAAGCGGGAACTGTACCTGGTAGTAATGGGAATTATTTTGATGTACAACTGAGTAATGTTCCTGCAGGCTACGATATAAGTAATGGGACATGGACTGGCTGGTGTGCCGACAGTGAAGTATTCATTACACCTGAAACATTGTATGATACTAATGTCTATTGCAGTGAGAGTTCCTCAATGCCTGGCTACACGAATGATGATGAACAATGGGACAAGGTCAATTATGTAATTAACAGATACCGTAATGGAGCCTATGATTCTCAATTAAATTCGACATCCAAAGCAGATTGGCAAGAAGTTCAGGCTGCAATCTGGAACCTTACAGATGCGAATCCAAATTACCAAGGATATTTTACAACGGCATCTCAATATATTATCGATGATGCACATGCAAACGGAACTGGTTTTTGTCCGGGTGACAATGATATTGCTATCGTGGTGATAGATCCGTATGAAACTCCAGATGACCGTAAACAACTGATATTCATTGAAGTAGGTGCCATGATAGATATCGAGAAATCTACCAATGGAGAAGATGCTGACAATAAAACTGGTCCACTGGTACTTAATGGAAACAATGTTGAATGGACCTATAATGTGACAAATACCGGTTATTACAATTTGACAGATGTCAGTGTGACCGATGACAAACTTGGGCACATAGGCACTATCTCGCTATTGCAGGCAGGCCAATCACAGGAATTCACAGTAAATGGAATTGCTAACCCGGGACAATATGGAAACAATGCAACAGTGGTTGGTACACCGCCATCAGGTCCCAATGTCAGTGATTCAGATCCAAGCCACTATTTTGGAGTTAATGCAACAATAGGCGATTTCCTGTGGGATGATACGGCAAACAACAATGGAATCCAGGAACCGGGTGAATCCGGCATTGCTGGTGTAAACGTTAGCCTCTACAACTTCAGTGATGATTCATTGCTGCAGACAACCAAAACCAATGAAAGTGGTTACTACAACTTCAGTGTCACTGCAGGGCAGTATTACATAAAATTCGATCTGCTGAATGGTTACCTCTTCAGTCCAGAAAACCAGGGTACTGACAATGAACACGATAGTGACGTTGACCCCTCCACTGCGAAGACAGGAAAAATAGACGTTCAAACAACTGATTTCAATATGAGTTTCGATGCAGGAATGTTTAAAGCAATCCCTGGTATTGATATCGAGAAATCTACCAATGGAGAGGATGCGGACAATGAGACAGGGCCATACATCCGATTAAACTATGAAGTAAGCTGGGTCTACAATGTGACCAATACCGGAAATGTCAATCTGACCAGTATTGATGTGACCGATGATGAACTTGGATTGATTGGCACGATTCCATTGTTACAGCCGGGGCAATCTCATGTATTGACCGAAAACGCAACTGCCAGTTTGGGCCAATATGAGAACACAGCAACAGCTGTAGGTGTGCCACCAATTGGTCCCAATGTAACCGACTCGGACATGAGTCATTACTTCGGCCATGATTCGCAACCCGGCTTTGATGTCCCAACGGCAAATCCCCTGTTAATAATAGGAATGCTGGGACTTGCAGGTGCAATGGTTTTGAGAAGGGAACAGGAGTAA
- a CDS encoding NCS2 family permease, with protein sequence MTGVLENFFHLKEHGTDIKTEVMAGLVTFMTVAYIIVVNPAILEAAGIPFGPSLVATILSAVFGTLIMGVYAKKPIAIAPYMGENAFVAYTVVGVLGYPWQTALGAVFISGVLFTILTISGFRDKMIDAVPNNLKYSFVAGLGLFITFIGLVNAGIVSLGVEGSPLHVGALDTMPVALAVLGFLLISILMIKNVKGSILIGIIATALLGFVTGISQTPDSIVSMPPSLTPIFLQLDIFGALSWGFFAVILTMFTMDLMDTMGTLVGVSMEAGYMDEQGNLPDMEKPFLADSLATVFAAIAGTTTTGAYIESATGIKEGGRTGLTAVVVALLFMLGLFFYPLFSAIPAAATAPALIIVGFQMMASIKKIDMNDLTEMVPAMAVIILMSFTYNLGIGLCAGFVLFPLFKVVSGKSSEVKPIAWGLFVLCTLFFVFYPY encoded by the coding sequence ATGACAGGCGTACTGGAAAACTTTTTTCATCTGAAAGAACACGGCACAGATATAAAGACCGAAGTTATGGCCGGCCTTGTCACCTTCATGACAGTTGCCTACATTATAGTTGTCAATCCTGCCATCCTAGAAGCTGCAGGGATACCCTTCGGCCCTTCTCTGGTGGCCACAATCCTTTCCGCGGTATTTGGAACCCTCATAATGGGTGTCTATGCCAAAAAACCCATTGCGATTGCACCCTATATGGGAGAGAATGCTTTTGTTGCTTATACGGTTGTAGGGGTGCTGGGTTATCCCTGGCAGACGGCACTGGGTGCAGTATTCATAAGCGGTGTCCTTTTTACAATTCTGACAATTTCAGGTTTCAGGGACAAAATGATCGATGCAGTCCCGAATAACCTCAAATACAGTTTTGTAGCCGGTCTGGGTCTGTTTATAACCTTTATCGGGCTTGTTAATGCAGGTATTGTTTCGCTGGGAGTGGAAGGGTCTCCCCTTCATGTAGGTGCCCTGGATACAATGCCTGTAGCCCTTGCTGTACTGGGATTTCTTTTAATCAGCATCCTGATGATCAAAAATGTCAAGGGATCAATTCTGATAGGTATCATTGCTACAGCTCTTTTGGGATTTGTGACAGGTATTTCCCAAACACCGGATTCGATAGTCAGCATGCCGCCAAGTCTTACACCCATTTTCCTGCAGCTGGATATTTTTGGCGCCTTATCCTGGGGTTTCTTTGCCGTGATCCTTACAATGTTTACCATGGACCTGATGGATACAATGGGTACCCTTGTGGGTGTATCCATGGAGGCCGGGTATATGGATGAGCAGGGCAATCTTCCTGATATGGAAAAACCTTTCCTTGCAGACTCCCTGGCTACAGTATTCGCAGCAATTGCCGGTACCACTACCACAGGTGCATACATCGAATCTGCTACCGGTATAAAAGAAGGAGGCAGGACCGGGCTTACTGCAGTCGTGGTTGCACTTCTTTTCATGCTGGGCCTGTTCTTCTATCCCCTCTTTTCAGCAATCCCGGCAGCTGCCACAGCTCCTGCTTTGATAATTGTCGGTTTTCAGATGATGGCATCGATCAAAAAGATAGATATGAATGATTTGACCGAGATGGTCCCTGCAATGGCGGTTATAATCCTGATGAGCTTTACCTATAACCTGGGAATTGGTCTGTGTGCAGGTTTTGTCCTGTTTCCTCTTTTTAAAGTGGTAAGTGGCAAAAGTAGTGAAGTTAAACCAATAGCCTGGGGACTGTTTGTCCTGTGTACTCTGTTTTTTGTATTCTATCCGTACTGA
- the glmU gene encoding bifunctional sugar-1-phosphate nucleotidylyltransferase/acetyltransferase has translation MKAIVLAAGEGVRCAPLTNTRSKVMLPVANRPILEYVISALVDNGIEDVVLVVGYEKEKVMNYFGDGNDFGARITYVDQTSQLGTAHAISQAIPALGNDNESFLVLNGDNIIEKETINKLITNHAGDATVLTTPREKVCGYGVVMSAAGKVKGIFEKPTRQISHMVNTGIYAFNRDIIAEIDKTEISERGEYEITHTLQNMVKKDRDVRVIVTKNLWMDSVYAWDLLDINARLLANCESNISDTSVVYESVTLVGDVEIGDDTVIRPGSYIVGPIKIGSNCDIGPQVTVLPCTSIGDNVSLGPYTYIQNSILMDNVRVESHSHVSESIIGFYCNFGPYSICEADNDVNIEIENELVPVEKSGVVIGDDCKFGSRTLTEAGTLVGNNCTVRSGTNVDRHLPANSTVL, from the coding sequence ATGAAAGCAATCGTTCTTGCTGCAGGGGAGGGTGTAAGATGTGCTCCCCTCACAAATACCCGCTCAAAGGTCATGTTACCGGTAGCCAATCGACCGATCCTTGAATACGTTATATCCGCGCTTGTGGATAACGGGATAGAGGATGTAGTGCTGGTTGTGGGTTATGAGAAGGAGAAGGTAATGAACTATTTTGGAGACGGCAATGATTTCGGGGCAAGAATTACTTATGTGGATCAGACCTCACAACTGGGTACCGCTCATGCTATAAGCCAGGCCATTCCTGCACTGGGAAATGATAATGAATCGTTCCTGGTGCTCAATGGGGATAACATCATTGAAAAAGAGACTATCAATAAACTAATCACAAATCATGCAGGGGATGCCACTGTACTAACCACTCCCCGGGAGAAGGTATGTGGATATGGAGTGGTCATGAGTGCTGCAGGGAAGGTAAAAGGCATCTTTGAAAAACCCACACGCCAGATAAGTCATATGGTAAATACCGGTATCTATGCCTTTAACCGGGATATTATTGCAGAAATAGATAAGACTGAGATCTCCGAGAGAGGGGAATACGAAATTACTCATACCCTGCAAAACATGGTGAAAAAGGATCGGGATGTCAGGGTTATTGTTACAAAGAATCTCTGGATGGATTCTGTATACGCCTGGGACCTGCTTGATATCAATGCCAGATTGCTGGCAAACTGTGAATCAAACATCAGTGATACTTCGGTTGTTTATGAGTCCGTGACCCTGGTAGGTGATGTGGAGATAGGGGATGATACGGTCATCAGGCCCGGTTCTTATATCGTAGGTCCGATAAAGATCGGGAGCAACTGTGATATTGGACCACAGGTAACAGTCCTACCTTGCACCAGTATAGGGGATAATGTGTCTCTTGGGCCCTATACCTATATCCAGAACAGTATCCTTATGGATAATGTGCGTGTAGAATCCCACAGTCATGTATCCGAGAGTATTATAGGGTTTTACTGTAACTTTGGTCCCTACTCCATATGTGAAGCGGATAACGATGTGAATATCGAGATCGAAAATGAACTTGTACCTGTGGAAAAGAGTGGCGTGGTTATCGGGGATGACTGTAAATTTGGATCAAGGACCCTTACCGAGGCAGGCACCCTTGTGGGCAATAACTGTACAGTGAGATCGGGTACAAATGTGGATAGGCATCTGCCTGCAAATTCTACAGTGCTTTGA